tcaaagtctatcatATAATTAATCTATGTTAGGTTATGGAACTAATGATGCCCACATTACCATAATCCCCAAATCAAAATCCAAAACCGACCTAAAGAGGGACcacgggcccacaagggaaaaatcaTAAATTTACGTTGAAAACGGTTTACACAAAGTCTAGGGAGTCAAAATACCAAGATTCATCACAAACTAGTCTCATCCGAATGATCAAATTCTGTCAAATAATTAATCTATGTTAGATTATGGAACTAACGCTACCCACATTACCATAATCCCCAAATCGAAATCCAAAACTAACCTAAAGAGGGACCTCGGGTCCACAAGGGCAAAATCATAAATTTACATTGAAAATGGTTTACCCAAAGTCTAGGGAATCAAAATACCAAGATTCATCATAAACTAGTCTCAATTTGGTAATAATTTCACTATTTCATCAAAATCCCCAATTTAGGGGAAAACCCTCATTTTCCTTTACCAAAAATCTTGAGTAAAAGAAggattcaagcttaggaactAGTTACCCATTGATTTTTTGTTTAGAAACTTGAAAATTTCCCAACAAAACTCGATTTAGATAGAaaattatcacgacccaacccgtcgtgatggcacccacactaccccctggtgggcgaaccatccccttaaccaattATTCATTCATTTGTACAATTATAAATCCATAACAAGAAATAAAACCATAAAACTGTTTGGTCATGCGATAAATAACATAAagatgcggaagtctaactattacaatcccaaaatccgaaagtcatcgtacaaggactctaaaacataaagctGTGTAAGAAATAATAGCTATCTGaaataacataaatgtctgaaatgcaGTAGACATCAAGataggaaagatcttcaggcggcatggcatggataggagttCACCCTCTGATCTAGATAGGAAATAGCCTCAAGCTAGATGTGAGGTCTGGAAGAGgtctctggcacacaatctgcactcaaaaacgGTGCAGCatggtagtatcaatacaaacactatgtaccggtagatatcataggccgactaaggttAGTATTATGTATACGTTCATAAAATCAACACAATAGGCAGATAGGCACAATAGCACAACAACACAACAGTATCAAAAGTCAATCATTAACAAATCAACAATGCATCACAAGAACAAGATAAGTCCAATGCAATGCAaccaatgatagtatctcaaccaTACACACATGACAACGGATATTTTCACTCATTAgttatgacctgcaggggacccatggtgtccatgtaccactcgctttgaaactgacctcgaatcacgagcccttatttaggccacatcctcaccccccatcaaatgtgcctttatatatgtatttttgtacCTGATCACAATATGCATCTCAACGTATTTCCACTCCAACAGTCAATATGGAATATGATAAGTCAATAAATTCAATGTCAATAAATGCAAGGCACCATGCCAAAAGTCATAACAGGACTCAGATAATCAACTCAACACAGCATGAATAtgcaaccatctcaatcaacaagaataGCATATATTGACTCCTTCCTTCTCATAACACAACAATTTCACCTCAGGTTTtggtacataaagtaatggctacaagcccacataatcagaaatcatatcaACCTAAGTGATGTCAAACCAGAtgtcatgtccgaagacctaattatgttttctcccatcaattctactatatataaaatcaactaaccaaagtctaactcaagtaaaccataacctacctctgGTGCAGAACTGGAACAAAGCAATCTACTCCGCTAGATCTTTCCCCTTTTGCAATGCTtcggaatgctcaaagtctagcaaacGCTAAGTAAGTAATAGACCATCTACTCAAAATAAGAACAACAATTGGGGGAAAAGACCCAATTACtcctacccttttcaaatgggtgaaatcatcatttaatggtgaatttatcataacctcaatcccaacaatcataatcctctAAACTATAGAATTCTAACCAATTTAACCTTTTCAAAACAGAATTTAGTCCAAAGTTTCTATTTTGgatggaaccctaagtctcaacacaTAGTTCTCAACATCATTAATCAATTTCCCATCCTAAAAGGTGATAACCTACACTCCTAGATGATAGAACAGTGATAAAATCAACAATCCACCATTTATACAAGGGTTTATTAATGCTAGGGTTCTAGGGCTTTCATCCACCATTAATAGACCTTAAGACTAGCATATGAACTTAAGAAGTAACGGGAATGAACCACACAAAGATTAGGACTTACCCTCAAAGAAGAATCCACCCAAGCCATAGAAAAATCGCCCTTTTTGTCTTTTGGAActgtttttggagttatgtgggTAATGCCTCGAAATCAGCAATATAAATATGGGTTTCTGCCATGCATCGATCGCTAGAGCGGTCACTATTTCCGTTGTAACGGTCCTGTGATAGCGGACAGAGAACATGCTACGGCAGGCCTCATTAAATAGCTCGGCTCGCCATAGCGGTCTAAACCCCGACATAGCGGTCCCGCTATGGCGGCCCACTACCCACAATGGTTATTGtcacttctttttttattttgataGTTTCTACAATTACATGGATTATATCTATTTACACAAATACCTCGATGATTTCCGCTCAGAAATCCCCTAAACTCAACTCACCGGGGTTGCGGCCAAGTTTCCTCTGTGGCGGACCCGCTGTAGCGGTCCCATCCGCTGCAGCGGTCGCATCAGAACCAGTAAGCTCTAGTTTTCCACTTAGTTTccacccaaaatcccaacatcaatcTGAGGCCCTACATACACAAACAAGACATGCACATatatgtaaaaacacgctacggactcacctgtggccttggaattcccaacggaagtCTAATTTACTAGGTCAACCCCATAACGGAAATAAAACAAGTTTTCACTCAAGTGCACATTTACAATCAAATGTCTTTTCTTTAGAATTCTGAATTTTTAGGCTCTCACTAAACTCGCTCCTAGTCTCGAAAATGTACGggcaggggtaaaatggtcaaaatgcacataacgacctagcgggtcgttacaagaATGGTTCAAAAATTATGTTAGGGTTCATGACCCAAAATCCCCAATCAAATTCGTGATTTCTATCATAGATTTCTACCCAAAATGGTTCAAAAATAATTTTAGGGAACTTACCCCAAAGATGGATCCAAAAAAGCACCACAAAATCTCCCCTCAAGACCTTCTAGGTCTCCAATTTGTGAATGAAAAGAAAAGGCTTCAAAACCTTCTAGGTCTCCAATTTGTGAATGAAAAGAAAAGGCTTCGAATTGGAACTTTAAGGCTTCTGATTCAAAGTGATTACGCACCTGCGGGCCATTTTTCGCAGATATGGCCTAACTTAAATTTTCAATTCTCGCACCTGCGGACCAAGTCCCGTAGAGGCGGGCCTGCATGTATGACCCAAGTCCGCAGATGCGGCAACCAGACACCAAAAAATTCTGATTTTTTTTCCAAGTTCAACCCAAAACCCgaaactcatccgagacctcCCGGATGCAAACTAAACATGCAACCCactataaaaacatgctacgaattcATCCGCGCCCTCAAAATTTCTAAAAGGGTTCATCTGACCCGATCAATCCCCAAACACCCAAACACAAGGTTTCCAAATTAAGAACCAAAACACTCCCGAGTGCCTCGAGAACCGAACCAAACATCCTACCAAGTTATAATCGACCTTCCGGACCTAATAGAACCGACGACAATCCCAAAAAGactcgtttacccaaaagtcaactattggtcaacactTTTTTGCTTATTCAACCTAAAGGCTTCTAAATTTCTCAAAACCAACCCGATCACCTTGGGAACCGCGCTACCCATCCCCACGAGTCAAATATACCCTAACGAAGTTAAGGAAGGATCAACAGAGGTAAACGGGGTAAAAAGCCTAAATGATCAAACTGGTCGTTACATTTTCTGGGTTTAGCTTATTTAAACCATGGGCAAGTTAGATTTAAGTTGAATTTCCAGTTTTGCCCTTGGGGCTCGTGGTTGGTTTTTTTGGGTTCGTTTTTGGATTTCAAtttaagtatagcaatatgggtattgttgggTTAGTATGACCGTGTTAATTACTAATTTGATCATGTTGAGCTCAATTTCATGATAAATTACCGTTTTGACCTTCAGGGTTTGGGACGGGTTTTTGGGTTGACTTTTTGGACTTGAATTCTTCATAAGACATTATGTGTGTTGTTAGACTCATGTACTTACATAGAACGCATTAATGATAGAGTTGGAGCAATTTGAGGATTCCCGAAAAGGAAATGCAATAACTTGAGGGGTTCATGGCACGTGCTCGGCTTTCGAGGTAGGTTGTGGCTTACCTTTTTAGACTCCGACCGGAGATCCACATATAGAATATAATTGTTGTCGGGGTTATTCATGCAAGCCTTCAGGCAATGAAAGTGGTGTATAAATTCAGTCTTAGGTTGGTATAATTTCTGCTTATGTGGGATTTGTTAGCCAAAGTTGAACACGTTGATAATGTGGTTCTGGTTTATATCATCTTTCCATATCTGATGAAAGCATAAGAAAATGATCATTCTTGAAACTGATTTACTACCATGAAAAGACATGAGAATTGTTTATCTTTCCATACTCTTTCACATTGTTGGTTATGATACAAATGCATGCTCCATTCATTCAAAATTACATACACTTGAGATTCATTCTTGATTGAGGTACGGTATGGTCCGATGAGGCCAGAAAAGAGGTAAGAATGATGCTTTCGTATCCCGAGGGGGAATGATTTCGGGTGTTATGATATGGTTTTATATGAGGAAATATGTTATGATATTGTTTTGATATGAGGAAATATGTTATGATATGAGATTATGCTCAACCTCTGATGGTTGGAGCACACAACTGGATCACTTGATTAAGACTTGTGATGATAAATCTTGGAGTGAAATTAGTAAGCTTGTATGTCTCTTTGAAATAAGGATTGGCCTTGACTTGTAAATGATGGCTACAAGTTGtagtttgaaaaagaaaaaaaaggctgCCTCAACCCATGTAGGTAGTTTGAAAAATTTGTGCAACCCATGTGGACAGTTTGAAAATTTTGCCTCAACCGATGTGGTGATAAGATAGTGTTGTTGCCAGTTGGGTTAGTAATTCCTTGAGTAGACTTTTTACTCTTCACTAAATCTATATATTGCTCAAGTCTTCATGTTGCAGGATACAAGTTCAACACCATTCAATACAAATTAGAGCAAAATATTGAGAGCATTTAAAGAGTGAATTGAAAAGCAAAAGACTCTAGTTTTTGAAAGCTGAAACGTGCAGAGGAAACAGATTATGAGGTTGTTCCATTTCAGCATTCCATATGATTCTGTCCAACTTAGTTCTCTGTAGTAAAATTGTTTTTGAGTTGTAACCAATTTTGCTTAATCTAGAAGCACTGTTTAGGTATTTACTTTATGCCAAAAATTCAACTTCAAGCTAGTGTCAGCTTGAAAGGGTTGCTGCATTTAAGTGATTGTAGGCATTGAAGGGGCTAGGGTAGTCTCTTGGGTTACATAAGTTTGTAATCTGAATTTGGCTGGTGTTCAGTGAAGTTGGGGGTAAATCCTAAAGAGATTGGGTCGTGATTTTTTACACCTTTTGAGTCGGGTGTTTTCCACGTAAAAACCTTGTGTTATTATTTATTCCGCAATTTTCATTCTACAAATAGTTGTATAAGAACCATGTTCCTGCTAGTGGTTCACCGTGCCAAAAGTTAGGCAAATCTTAACTGGTTGCAAAAATTTGGCAAGACTCAATTCACCCCCAccccccttcttttttttttttttttttttttttcaaaatggaCAACAAAATATCACAAATAACAAAACATGCATAGAGTTCTATGCACATGACACAGCATTCTAAAGTATATCAAGAGTTTACCgtctcaaaaagaaaaagaaaaatagagtATAAAGTAGCTATTTGAATTTTGACCATAACCCTTTTTACAGGTACACAATTGAGACCACCACAATACAATTAAAGAGACATTTTTCACTCTCCATTCTGTCTGATCAAATGCGAAAAACATCTGTCTGGAGTCGTTCATCATACAATTGCCAGTGCCCATACCTCTCAGTGTGGAATACTGACCTTGGGATGTAAAAGTTAGGCTTCTTCATGGTTTTCAACTTCTTCAGATTCGATGAGGCGCTGGAAATTCCCCGGCCAGTAACATTTGCACACCCAGATAGATCCAGATACTCAAGGTTTGTACACCCTTCAGATATCAAAGTTAGACCTTTATTAGTCAACTTGGAGAACTGGAGTTCAAGTTGTAACAGTTGAGGCGTAAATTTCGCAATAGCAGCAGCTTCCGAATCACCATCTTGAGGACAGGCATCCAGATACTCCCTGGGGACAACACGTACATGTTGCGATGGATCTAACCAGTTCATAAAATTTCGCCTCAGAATTTGCAAATTAGAGCAGTGCTGTCCTATTGTAGACAGAGACTTGTGAGATATCTCATAGCAGAAGCTGATATCAAGTTCCCTGAGCAAGGGGCATTGAGAGGCAATATTACTCATGATTTCATCAGTTACATGTGGAGAGCTTTTGATAGAGAGAACTTGAAGCTTTGGGCACCTTTCAGCAACGATAGAGAGGGAATAATCAGAGCAGTGTCTAACACGTATAGTATGAAGAGATCCATCACTCCAAAGGACAACACATCGAAGCATACAATCAATCTTACGCTCAAAATCAGGTTTCCAATAACGAGGCAACTCAGTCACCGAATCAAATTGAGTTTCCACATCGAAGAGAGTGTTGAGGTAGGGATCCTTACAAGCTTGGAACCATGATTTGCAGACAAACATGGGTCCAACCCATCTTTCAGGGAGAGATAGGCGTGAGAGGATGTTGATGAGACATACTTGGGTTCACCCCCCTTCTTGAGTCTTAGTGGTGTCTAAATTAACACATGTGCATCTAGATGGTGAGAACATCTTCTCTGCCCCGTCGCATAAAATTTGTGTTAGTGATTTTTTCGAGACTTAAGTTCATTTGGTCAAATATGTATTTTCCCTAAAAACAAAGACAAACCATCAAGACCATGGGCTAAATCAGCAATAACGCAGGACTGATAAGATAGAAATTCAGACTTATTACTCTCTATCCTGCAGGACGGAAAACAGTGCTACTTCCTTTACATGATTTGGGCAAAATGCCAGTTACAAGAACATAAGCATGAATGTCATGTTTACCATGCCATACAAATGGACATGGTCAATATCAACAAATAACTGTTCTATCATCTCTGGAAACACGAAAGCTAGACAGGATAGACACACTCAAAACTCCCTGAAGTACATGAAGTCCTAACTGTTTCTTGTTCTTGGTCTAAAGAACACAAAATTCCTTTTATTTA
The nucleotide sequence above comes from Lycium barbarum isolate Lr01 chromosome 3, ASM1917538v2, whole genome shotgun sequence. Encoded proteins:
- the LOC132630842 gene encoding F-box protein SKIP1-like — its product is QVCLINILSRLSLPERWVGPMFVCKSWFQACKDPYLNTLFDVETQFDSVTELPRYWKPDFERKIDCMLRCVVLWSDGSLHTIRVRHCSDYSLSIVAERCPKLQVLSIKSSPHVTDEIMSNIASQCPLLRELDISFCYEISHKSLSTIGQHCSNLQILRRNFMNWLDPSQHVRVVPREYLDACPQDGDSEAAAIAKFTPQLLQLELQFSKLTNKGLTLISEGCTNLEYLDLSGCANVTGRGISSASSNLKKLKTMKKPNFYIPRSVFHTERYGHWQLYDERLQTDVFRI